A section of the Quatrionicoccus australiensis genome encodes:
- a CDS encoding AAA family ATPase, which translates to MKLQIERPHIEAMIQAFPRLDFVREQLRFGNKVELSFSQLADAELAFLEDLYAKGGPELRARGAQIATLQKAMREGGRRFAPEELEMAVPAIARYLAEGSTRGWVFSATITGKPLAYVVTRLDYTPPSEEETGKIFVELKANARARMATATVRITGPDIAGRNIAEILAAKGFVKETPELLQSYDEGAARYFDWRAQYGAQFAGTGVGYFAENPTATHRDTDYTRKDMIILSSTGSPSRLVNDESILGERVLALDATGDIMAKFVRRVARNSRLSNKEEAEVEETQASMPKGMFTELPVHFYILMFHLELHHYVWVHVDDMEPYVYQPELKDKLVLPPEQTDLIDILTAEMDVLMDDIVAGKSGGTTVLCAGPAGVGKTLTAEVYSEIIKRPLYRVHSGQLGLNVAAMEVALKEVLTRAQRWGAVMLIDEADVYIKKRDDNITMNAVVGVFLRVLEYFNGLLFLTTNRVDDIDEAIVSRCIALIKFHPPTRADRRKIWGVMSEQFGLPVAPELLERLPDIFPEATGRDIKGLAKLVAKYCNQKQVAPGLDVFRRCSMFRGMEVVA; encoded by the coding sequence ATGAAACTGCAAATCGAACGCCCGCATATCGAGGCGATGATCCAGGCTTTTCCGCGTCTCGATTTTGTCCGGGAGCAACTGCGCTTCGGCAACAAGGTCGAACTTTCCTTCAGCCAGTTGGCCGACGCGGAACTCGCCTTCCTCGAAGACTTGTATGCCAAGGGCGGGCCGGAGCTGCGGGCGCGCGGCGCGCAGATTGCCACCTTGCAGAAGGCGATGCGCGAGGGCGGCCGGCGTTTCGCGCCGGAGGAGCTGGAAATGGCAGTGCCGGCCATTGCCCGCTATCTGGCCGAAGGCTCGACGCGCGGCTGGGTGTTTTCGGCGACCATCACCGGTAAGCCGCTGGCTTACGTGGTGACGCGCCTCGACTACACGCCGCCGTCGGAAGAGGAAACCGGCAAGATTTTCGTCGAACTCAAAGCCAATGCCCGCGCCCGCATGGCGACGGCGACGGTGCGCATCACCGGGCCGGACATCGCCGGCCGCAATATCGCCGAAATCCTCGCCGCCAAGGGCTTCGTCAAGGAGACGCCGGAATTGCTGCAAAGCTACGACGAGGGCGCGGCGCGCTACTTCGACTGGCGGGCGCAGTACGGCGCGCAGTTCGCCGGCACCGGCGTCGGCTATTTCGCCGAGAACCCGACGGCGACGCATCGCGATACCGACTACACGCGCAAGGACATGATCATCCTGTCCTCGACCGGCAGCCCGTCGCGCCTGGTCAACGATGAAAGCATCCTCGGCGAGCGCGTGCTGGCGCTCGATGCGACGGGCGACATCATGGCCAAGTTCGTGCGCCGGGTGGCGCGCAATTCGCGGCTTTCCAACAAGGAAGAGGCGGAAGTCGAGGAAACCCAGGCCAGCATGCCGAAAGGGATGTTTACCGAACTGCCGGTGCATTTCTACATCCTGATGTTCCACCTCGAACTGCACCATTACGTCTGGGTGCATGTGGACGACATGGAACCTTATGTCTACCAGCCGGAACTCAAGGACAAGCTGGTGCTGCCGCCCGAGCAGACGGACCTGATCGACATCCTGACCGCCGAGATGGACGTGCTGATGGACGACATCGTCGCCGGCAAGTCGGGCGGCACGACGGTGCTCTGCGCCGGGCCGGCCGGCGTCGGCAAGACGCTGACGGCAGAGGTGTATTCGGAAATCATCAAGCGCCCGCTCTATCGCGTGCATTCCGGGCAATTGGGGCTCAATGTCGCGGCCATGGAAGTGGCGCTCAAGGAGGTACTGACCCGCGCCCAGCGCTGGGGGGCGGTGATGCTCATCGACGAGGCCGACGTGTACATCAAGAAGCGCGACGACAACATCACGATGAATGCCGTGGTTGGCGTCTTCCTGCGTGTGCTGGAGTACTTCAACGGGCTCTTGTTCCTGACCACCAACCGGGTGGACGACATCGACGAAGCCATCGTCTCGCGCTGCATCGCGCTGATCAAGTTCCACCCGCCGACGCGCGCCGATCGGCGCAAGATCTGGGGCGTCATGAGCGAGCAGTTCGGCTTGCCCGTCGCGCCGGAGCTGCTCGAGCGCCTGCCCGACATCTTTCCGGAAGCGACCGGGCGCGACATCAAGGGCCTGGCCAAGCTGGTCGCCAAATACTGCAACCAGAAGCAGGTGGCGCCAGGACTCGATGTTTTTCGGCGCTGCTCGATGTTCCGCGGCATGGAAGTGGTGGCCTGA
- a CDS encoding antibiotic biosynthesis monooxygenase family protein, translating to MFLAMNRFRIAPGKEDAFVEHWRNRNSYLSEVPGFISFNLLRGDTTEERTLFASHTVWESEQAFADWTQSEAFRKAHMAAGNSPRDFYLGPPQLELFEAVL from the coding sequence ATGTTTCTCGCCATGAACCGTTTTCGCATCGCGCCCGGCAAGGAGGATGCGTTTGTCGAGCACTGGCGCAATCGCAACAGCTACCTGAGCGAAGTGCCGGGTTTCATCAGCTTCAATCTGCTGCGCGGCGACACCACCGAGGAGCGCACGCTGTTCGCCTCGCACACGGTCTGGGAATCCGAGCAGGCGTTTGCCGACTGGACGCAGTCCGAGGCCTTCCGCAAGGCGCACATGGCGGCCGGCAATTCGCCGCGCGATTTCTATCTCGGGCCGCCGCAGCTCGAATTGTTCGAAGCCGTGCTCTGA